One genomic window of Candidatus Kuenenia stuttgartiensis includes the following:
- a CDS encoding Ig-like domain-containing protein, protein MTHNSRYRKQKWVRQFSQKALGIILFALVLLILAGGGFAHGGNAKYIILFIGDGFGSKHIEAVNKYNGDTAPLYQSGPPWVKYMVSTFPEGGSYNTTEAWSDFDYVNTTPDTQDSACTASAIYSGSKTSLGRMSVSSDGSTRLFTIGERAKELGKAVGAISTVPASHATPGAWVAHNDSRINTFAIADEGFFGNPNTTGSVTTNTKYGGGHGSTMPPADVMIGGNVTNYISDQILNKLRTESGQAGKHVLVERKTGVNGGNALMSAANTSSTLKLAGLFNQVYHNANGGGYNSDNPTLSESVLATVKVLSRNPNGFVLMVEGGAIDWASHANNMNQMIGEAKDFYNAIQTVTDWVNDTGNDATWNNTLVIVTADHETGYLTAGPGILADQPLGNVDSTTLSKEKIVYNTGGRKASWEDANSNYLIDTGETVYWYWNSGNHTNSLVPLYARGTGSELFVHYAINIDSVRGPYLDNTDVFSVMNSAIAIAGTATKVAFVQQPTNTTAGAAISPAVTVQLQDDSGNNVYTSDVSVTISLSSGTGVLSGTAVQKTNASGLATFSGLSIDLAGSKNLTATSAGLMSAVSNAFTISDTTPQVAYYRFDESSGTNAADSSGNGNNGVLINGPVWTTGKISNALSFDGVNDYVSTADTPFDFERTNSFSVSAWIKLAPTTLENPIVSKDGAAPSYTGWSFYVEPGSLRVFLTNKWNSPSNGIVKDSAIQVDDNVWHHVAFTYDGTSLASGVNIYIDGNLSNGTVTRNNLSASILNDVPLSIGALAGTSIAFNGLIDDVQIYNRALSGQEVLSLFNNATTPDTTPPEVSATSPVSDATEVEINSAITCTFSEEMDASSITSSTFVVSDGSGNIGGAILYSGTTATFAPTGNLSSSTTYTATITTGVKDVVGNGMTGDYVWSFTTGVPDTTPPTVIATSPVSDAAEVEVNSAITCTFSEEMYANSITPSTFLVSDRIATVSGIVYYVNQTAMFMPFGSLSYSTTYTATITTGVKDVAGNGMTANYVWRFTTGAPDTTPPTVSATSPISNATEVEVNSAITCTFSEAMDANSITTATILVSDGSSNIGGTVSYSGTTATFAPTGNLSSSTTYTTTITTGVKDVAGNGMAANYVWSFTTGAVLDATLQAYYAFDEGTGVTVTDSSGNNRNGTITGTGATWTTGKIGGALNFDGNDYVTIPSMNYDEISVSAWFNKNASGTSVIFGGFIYNADVQLQEGFDLYFNSGTPNRLRFVVVTRNTSGTRTVKDATKDFTDSNGSWYHVVGTYNKTTGEQKLYVDGQLADTQTHPSGNVIVPLTGRNYMAIGSRYTNFGFFRGSIDDVRIYNRALSGQEVLSLFNNATTPDTTPPEVIATSPVSNATEVAVNSDITCTFSEAMDASSITPSTFLVSDGSSNIDGGVSYSGTTAMFTPSGNLSSSTTYTATITTGVKDVAGNAVAANYTWSFTTGAPDTTPPEVIATSPVSDATEVAVNSAITCTFSEAMDANSITTATILVSDGSSNIGGTVSYSGTTATFAPTGNLSSSTTYTATITTGVKDVAGNGMTANYVWSFTTGAAPDSTLQAHYAFDEGTGATATDSSGNNRNGTITGATWKTGKIGGALGFNGTSNYVSIPRLNYDEISVSAWFYKNANDTANADAIFGGWRWSSNLQQQEGFDLRFHQSSPNTLNFILTSKNVSGTRITKTGTYSFSNSVGNWHYAAGTYNKTTGEQKLYVDGQLVNTQLHPAGNTIVPLTSYSDMRIGYSRVNNGYMDGKVDEVRVYNRALSDQEVLSLFNDTVSPDTTPPTVIATSPVSNATEVAVNSYITCTFSEAMDANSITTATILVSDGSSNIGGTVSYSGTTATFAPTGNLSSSTTYTATITTGVKDVAGNAVAANYTWSFTTGAPDTTPPEVIATSPVSDATEVAVNSDITCTFSEAMDASSITPSTFLVSDGSSNIDGGVSYSGTTAMFTPSGNLSSSTTYTATITTGVKDVAGNAVAANYTWSFTTGAPDTTPPEVIATSPVSDATEVAVNSAITCTFSEAMDANSITTATILVSDGSSNIGGTVSYSGTTATFAPTGNLSSSTTYTATITTGVKDVAGNGMTANYVWSFTTGAAPDSTLQAHYAFDEGTGATATDSSGNNRNGTITGATWKTGKIGGALGFNGTSNYVSIPRLNYDEISVSAWFYKNANDTTNADAIFGGWRWSSNLQQQEGFDLRFHQSSPNTLNFILTSKNVSGTRITKTGTYSFSNSVGNWHYAAGTYNKTTGEQKLYVDGQLVNTQLHPAGNTIVPLTSYSDMRIGYSRVNNGYMDGKVDEVRVYNRALSDQEVLSLFNKSDQAVLSLFSNTVIPDKTPPEVSAWSPASGATGVAVDSVITATFNEEMDAGSITLSTFLVSDGIDTIDGTVSYSGTTATFIPSGNLSSSTTYTAMIITGVKDLTGNAMASDYIWRFTTDYMYGTATITMSLSEETGGQQAHYAFDEGTGAIATDFSDNNKNGTITGFTGSTWTTGKFGRALSFNGESTYVSIPPLNYDEISVSAWFYRYSVDTVAPDTIFGGWSWNSGGQGYGLYFDQYSASGNTIRFILTTKTSEGTKTQKHATNDLVTSTGKWYHVAGTYNKTTGEQKLYVDGQLVDTQTHPAGNTIVPYTAASYMAIGASTSNYGHMDGKIDEVLVYNRALSAVEVLSLRFYNTTTPDTTPLVRITTPDNYYLQENSDLSVQAETNNLQQNQGILFVLDSGTAYAQSIRDYTAPYEVVFTNLSRGEYVMDAFVVDAEGNKIPGEYAHDKRVQIGIGDYYWGMGDGITIGIGDDDVSDDTSQDGRNAGGGYPPILNNLLTAARGYPHTVFNEGVGGSTSPDGASSINRMLLRHPNASGCLVQYGTNDANPLGLPIPSGLGLNPGDPGYPGTFKDNMQKISEAINAAGQKVCLAKVPIALGDSSGTYHDPDKAPRNILIKEYNQVIDELKSNFSNNILIIPPDFYSYFNYLDLPTERRRYEDEYADTLHPNGIGYRSMSNLWFQTLTQ, encoded by the coding sequence ATGACGCATAACAGCCGTTACAGAAAACAAAAGTGGGTAAGACAATTCTCCCAAAAAGCCCTAGGTATTATTTTATTTGCCTTGGTTTTACTCATTCTGGCCGGCGGTGGATTTGCGCACGGTGGAAATGCAAAATATATTATTTTATTTATAGGGGACGGATTTGGCTCTAAACATATTGAGGCAGTAAATAAATACAACGGCGACACCGCGCCTTTATATCAATCAGGGCCCCCATGGGTTAAATATATGGTATCCACCTTCCCTGAAGGGGGCAGCTATAATACGACGGAGGCGTGGTCCGATTTTGATTATGTAAATACTACTCCTGATACTCAGGATAGCGCTTGCACTGCTTCAGCTATTTATAGTGGTTCTAAAACTTCTCTCGGACGGATGTCTGTCTCTTCAGATGGTTCAACAAGATTGTTTACCATTGGGGAGAGAGCGAAAGAATTAGGAAAAGCAGTTGGTGCAATTAGCACGGTTCCTGCATCACATGCCACACCAGGGGCGTGGGTAGCTCATAATGACTCTCGCATAAATACTTTTGCCATAGCAGACGAGGGGTTTTTTGGAAATCCTAATACCACCGGTTCAGTTACTACTAATACAAAATACGGAGGAGGCCATGGTTCAACTATGCCTCCTGCGGATGTTATGATTGGCGGTAACGTCACAAATTACATAAGCGACCAGATATTGAACAAGTTAAGAACCGAAAGCGGCCAGGCGGGAAAGCATGTTTTGGTTGAGCGGAAGACAGGTGTTAACGGCGGTAATGCCTTGATGTCTGCCGCGAATACATCTTCCACTTTGAAATTAGCCGGTTTATTTAATCAAGTATATCACAATGCAAATGGCGGGGGGTATAATTCAGATAATCCCACCCTTTCCGAGAGTGTATTGGCGACAGTTAAGGTGCTGAGCAGAAACCCGAACGGTTTTGTGCTAATGGTAGAAGGAGGTGCTATTGACTGGGCATCTCATGCAAATAACATGAATCAGATGATCGGTGAAGCGAAAGACTTTTATAATGCTATTCAGACTGTAACTGATTGGGTAAATGATACTGGCAATGACGCCACATGGAACAATACTCTGGTTATTGTAACTGCTGATCATGAAACTGGGTATCTGACTGCAGGGCCAGGGATATTGGCTGATCAGCCTCTTGGCAATGTGGATTCTACAACTCTTTCCAAAGAGAAAATAGTCTATAATACCGGCGGGCGGAAGGCGAGTTGGGAGGACGCAAATAGTAACTACCTAATTGATACCGGTGAGACAGTATACTGGTACTGGAATTCTGGAAATCACACAAACTCACTGGTTCCATTATATGCAAGAGGTACAGGCTCGGAGCTTTTTGTACATTACGCAATTAATATCGATTCTGTTCGCGGTCCTTACCTTGATAATACAGATGTGTTTTCCGTAATGAATAGTGCCATCGCCATTGCAGGAACGGCAACGAAGGTGGCATTTGTCCAACAGCCTACGAACACAACGGCAGGAGCCGCAATTAGTCCTGCGGTGACGGTACAGTTACAGGATGATAGCGGTAACAATGTATACACTTCCGACGTTTCGGTTACGATATCATTGTCTTCAGGGACAGGAGTGCTCAGCGGTACGGCAGTGCAGAAAACGAATGCAAGCGGCCTTGCAACGTTTAGTGGTTTGAGCATCGATCTTGCGGGTTCAAAGAACCTGACGGCAACGAGTGCCGGATTGATGTCAGCCGTGAGCAACGCATTTACTATATCCGATACGACTCCGCAGGTCGCCTACTATCGTTTTGACGAGAGCTCTGGAACAAACGCCGCAGATTCTTCAGGCAATGGCAACAACGGCGTTCTAATCAATGGTCCTGTCTGGACAACTGGTAAAATCAGCAACGCCCTCTCCTTTGACGGGGTGAATGATTATGTGAGTACAGCAGATACCCCATTTGACTTTGAACGCACAAACAGTTTCTCCGTTTCGGCGTGGATTAAGCTGGCTCCTACTACGCTTGAAAACCCAATAGTTAGTAAAGATGGAGCTGCGCCTTCTTATACTGGTTGGTCTTTTTATGTTGAACCCGGCTCGTTGCGTGTATTCCTTACTAATAAATGGAATTCTCCCTCTAATGGAATCGTAAAAGATAGCGCCATCCAGGTTGACGACAATGTATGGCACCACGTTGCTTTTACCTACGATGGAACATCACTCGCTAGTGGTGTTAACATCTATATTGACGGCAATCTGTCCAACGGAACAGTAACTAGAAACAATCTTTCCGCCTCTATACTTAATGATGTGCCATTAAGCATAGGTGCGCTAGCCGGTACCTCTATAGCGTTCAACGGACTCATCGACGACGTCCAGATATACAACCGGGCGTTGAGTGGCCAGGAGGTTTTGTCCTTATTTAACAACGCTACAACGCCCGACACAACACCGCCGGAGGTGAGTGCAACGAGTCCGGTAAGTGATGCTACGGAGGTGGAGATAAACAGTGCCATCACCTGTACGTTCAGCGAGGAGATGGACGCAAGCAGCATAACATCGTCCACCTTTGTGGTGAGTGATGGAAGCGGTAATATAGGTGGGGCGATATTATACAGCGGTACGACTGCCACGTTTGCCCCGACTGGCAACCTGTCTTCATCCACCACCTACACGGCTACGATTACCACAGGGGTAAAGGATGTGGTGGGCAATGGGATGACAGGCGATTACGTCTGGAGTTTTACCACGGGAGTGCCCGACACGACACCGCCGACGGTGATTGCAACGAGTCCGGTAAGTGATGCTGCGGAGGTGGAGGTAAACAGTGCCATCACCTGTACATTCAGCGAGGAGATGTACGCAAACAGCATAACACCGTCCACATTTCTGGTGAGTGACAGGATCGCTACTGTAAGTGGAATTGTGTATTATGTCAATCAAACGGCCATGTTTATGCCATTTGGTTCTCTGTCATATTCCACCACCTATACGGCGACGATTACCACCGGGGTAAAGGATGTGGCGGGCAATGGTATGACCGCCAATTACGTCTGGCGTTTTACCACGGGAGCGCCCGACACGACACCGCCGACGGTGAGTGCAACGAGTCCGATAAGTAATGCTACGGAGGTGGAGGTAAACAGTGCCATCACCTGTACGTTCAGCGAGGCGATGGACGCAAACAGCATAACAACGGCCACCATTCTGGTGAGTGATGGGAGCAGTAATATCGGTGGGACGGTATCATACAGCGGTACGACTGCTACGTTTGCCCCGACTGGCAACCTGTCATCATCCACCACCTATACGACGACGATTACCACCGGGGTAAAGGATGTGGCGGGCAATGGTATGGCCGCTAATTACGTCTGGAGCTTTACCACGGGAGCAGTGCTTGACGCAACTCTTCAGGCATACTATGCATTTGATGAAGGTACTGGAGTGACTGTAACGGATTCGTCAGGTAATAACAGAAATGGCACAATTACCGGTACAGGAGCCACATGGACAACAGGAAAAATCGGTGGCGCATTGAATTTTGACGGGAATGATTATGTAACAATTCCTAGTATGAATTATGATGAGATTTCAGTATCTGCATGGTTCAATAAAAATGCATCCGGCACTAGCGTTATATTTGGTGGTTTTATATATAATGCTGATGTGCAATTGCAGGAAGGATTTGACTTGTATTTTAATTCGGGTACGCCCAACAGACTTCGGTTTGTCGTGGTCACAAGGAATACAAGCGGGACAAGGACAGTAAAAGATGCAACAAAGGATTTTACCGATTCGAATGGGAGTTGGTATCATGTTGTTGGTACATACAACAAGACTACGGGAGAACAGAAGTTATATGTGGACGGGCAGTTGGCGGATACACAAACACATCCATCGGGGAATGTTATAGTGCCATTAACGGGGCGGAATTACATGGCCATAGGAAGCAGGTATACCAATTTTGGTTTTTTCCGTGGAAGTATAGACGACGTCCGTATCTACAACCGGGCGTTGAGTGGCCAGGAGGTTTTGTCCTTATTTAACAACGCTACAACGCCCGACACGACACCGCCGGAGGTGATTGCAACGAGTCCGGTAAGTAATGCTACGGAGGTGGCGGTAAACAGTGACATCACCTGCACGTTCAGCGAGGCTATGGACGCGAGCAGCATAACACCGTCCACCTTTCTGGTGAGTGATGGGAGCAGTAATATAGATGGGGGGGTATCGTACAGCGGTACGACTGCCATGTTTACCCCGTCTGGCAACCTGTCATCTTCCACCACCTACACGGCTACGATTACCACCGGGGTAAAGGATGTGGCGGGCAATGCGGTGGCGGCCAATTACACATGGAGCTTTACCACGGGAGCGCCCGACACGACACCGCCGGAGGTGATTGCAACGAGTCCGGTAAGTGATGCTACGGAGGTGGCGGTAAACAGTGCCATCACCTGTACGTTCAGCGAGGCGATGGACGCAAACAGCATAACGACGGCCACCATTCTGGTGAGTGATGGGAGCAGTAATATAGGTGGGACGGTATCATACAGCGGTACGACTGCTACGTTTGCCCCGACTGGCAACCTGTCATCATCCACCACCTACACGGCGACGATTACCACCGGGGTAAAGGATGTGGCGGGCAATGGTATGACCGCTAATTACGTCTGGAGCTTTACCACGGGAGCAGCGCCTGACTCAACTCTGCAGGCACACTATGCATTTGATGAAGGGACGGGAGCGACTGCAACGGATTCGTCAGGTAATAACAGAAATGGCACAATTACCGGAGCTACATGGAAAACAGGGAAAATCGGCGGTGCTTTGGGTTTTAACGGTACAAGCAATTATGTATCGATTCCCCGTTTAAACTATGACGAGATTTCGGTTTCTGCGTGGTTTTATAAAAATGCAAATGACACGGCGAACGCTGATGCCATATTCGGTGGATGGAGATGGAGTTCAAACTTACAACAGCAGGAGGGTTTTGATTTACGATTTCATCAGAGTTCCCCGAACACACTTAATTTTATATTAACGTCAAAAAATGTGAGTGGAACCAGGATAACTAAGACAGGAACGTATAGTTTTAGCAATTCAGTTGGTAATTGGCATTACGCTGCAGGTACGTATAATAAAACTACAGGAGAACAGAAGCTATATGTAGATGGACAGCTAGTTAATACCCAACTCCATCCTGCGGGGAACACAATAGTGCCACTGACGTCCTATTCAGATATGAGGATAGGGTATTCAAGGGTTAATAATGGTTATATGGACGGTAAGGTCGACGAGGTTCGGGTTTACAATCGGGCTCTGAGCGACCAGGAGGTGTTGTCTTTGTTTAATGACACTGTAAGTCCAGACACGACACCGCCGACGGTGATTGCAACGAGTCCGGTAAGTAATGCTACGGAGGTGGCGGTAAACAGTTACATCACCTGTACGTTCAGCGAGGCGATGGACGCAAACAGCATAACGACGGCCACCATTCTGGTGAGTGATGGGAGCAGTAATATAGGTGGGACGGTATCATACAGCGGTACGACTGCTACGTTTGCCCCGACTGGCAACCTGTCATCTTCCACCACCTACACGGCTACGATTACCACCGGGGTAAAGGATGTGGCGGGCAATGCGGTGGCGGCCAATTACACATGGAGCTTTACCACGGGAGCGCCCGACACGACACCGCCGGAGGTGATTGCAACGAGTCCGGTAAGTGATGCTACGGAGGTGGCGGTAAACAGTGACATCACCTGCACGTTCAGCGAGGCTATGGACGCGAGCAGCATAACACCGTCCACCTTTCTGGTGAGTGATGGGAGCAGTAATATAGATGGGGGGGTATCGTACAGCGGTACGACTGCCATGTTTACCCCGTCTGGCAACCTGTCATCTTCCACCACCTACACGGCTACGATTACCACCGGGGTAAAGGATGTGGCGGGCAATGCGGTGGCGGCCAATTACACATGGAGCTTTACCACGGGAGCGCCCGACACGACACCGCCGGAGGTGATTGCAACGAGTCCGGTAAGTGATGCTACGGAGGTGGCGGTAAACAGTGCCATCACCTGTACGTTCAGCGAGGCGATGGACGCAAACAGCATAACGACGGCCACCATTCTGGTGAGTGATGGGAGCAGTAATATAGGTGGGACGGTATCATACAGCGGTACGACTGCTACGTTTGCCCCGACTGGCAACCTGTCATCATCCACCACCTACACGGCGACGATTACCACCGGGGTAAAGGATGTGGCGGGCAATGGTATGACCGCTAATTACGTCTGGAGCTTTACCACGGGAGCAGCGCCTGACTCAACTCTGCAGGCACACTATGCATTTGATGAAGGGACGGGAGCGACTGCAACGGATTCGTCAGGTAATAACAGAAATGGCACAATTACCGGAGCTACATGGAAAACAGGGAAAATCGGCGGTGCTTTGGGTTTTAACGGTACAAGCAATTATGTATCGATTCCCCGTTTAAACTATGACGAGATTTCGGTTTCTGCGTGGTTTTATAAAAATGCAAATGACACGACGAACGCTGATGCCATATTCGGTGGATGGAGATGGAGTTCAAACTTACAACAGCAGGAGGGTTTTGATTTACGATTTCATCAGAGTTCCCCGAACACACTTAATTTTATATTAACGTCAAAAAATGTGAGTGGAACCAGGATAACTAAGACAGGAACGTATAGTTTTAGCAATTCAGTTGGTAATTGGCATTACGCTGCAGGTACGTATAATAAAACTACAGGAGAACAGAAGCTATATGTAGATGGACAGCTAGTTAATACCCAACTCCATCCTGCGGGGAACACAATAGTGCCACTGACGTCCTATTCAGATATGAGGATAGGGTATTCAAGGGTTAATAATGGTTATATGGACGGTAAGGTCGACGAGGTTCGGGTTTACAATCGGGCTCTGAGCGACCAGGAGGTGTTGTCTTTGTTTAACAAGAGTGACCAGGCGGTGTTGTCCTTATTTAGCAACACTGTAATTCCCGACAAAACACCACCGGAGGTGAGTGCATGGAGTCCTGCAAGTGGTGCGACAGGTGTAGCGGTAGATAGTGTGATAACGGCGACATTTAATGAGGAGATGGATGCCGGCAGCATAACACTGTCCACATTTCTGGTGAGTGACGGGATCGATACTATAGATGGAACGGTATCGTACAGCGGGACGACTGCCACTTTTATCCCGTCGGGCAACCTGTCCTCTTCCACCACCTACACGGCTATGATTATCACTGGGGTAAAGGATCTGACAGGCAATGCGATGGCATCTGACTATATATGGCGTTTTACTACGGACTATATGTACGGCACAGCGACGATTACCATGAGCTTGAGTGAAGAGACAGGTGGTCAGCAGGCCCACTATGCATTTGATGAAGGTACTGGAGCGATTGCAACGGATTTTTCGGATAATAATAAAAACGGCACAATTACAGGTTTTACCGGATCCACATGGACTACAGGGAAATTCGGAAGGGCACTGAGTTTTAACGGCGAAAGTACTTATGTATCGATTCCGCCTTTAAATTATGACGAAATTTCGGTTTCTGCGTGGTTTTACAGATATTCAGTAGATACGGTAGCGCCAGATACTATTTTTGGAGGTTGGTCCTGGAATTCGGGAGGGCAAGGATATGGATTATATTTTGATCAGTATAGCGCTTCGGGAAACACCATAAGATTTATTTTAACCACTAAAACATCCGAAGGTACGAAAACGCAAAAGCACGCAACCAATGACTTGGTCACCTCGACTGGCAAGTGGTATCACGTTGCCGGCACTTACAACAAAACTACAGGTGAACAGAAATTATATGTAGATGGGCAACTCGTTGATACACAAACACACCCGGCGGGAAATACCATAGTGCCATATACAGCAGCATCATATATGGCTATAGGGGCATCAACTTCTAATTATGGCCATATGGACGGTAAGATAGACGAGGTTCTGGTTTACAACCGGGCGCTTAGCGCCGTGGAGGTATTGTCCTTAAGATTTTATAACACTACAACGCCTGACACAACGCCGCTTGTGAGGATTACTACACCCGATAATTATTATTTACAGGAAAATTCAGATCTCTCTGTTCAGGCGGAAACCAACAATTTACAGCAAAATCAGGGAATTCTCTTTGTGCTCGATAGCGGAACTGCTTATGCGCAAAGTATCCGCGATTACACAGCGCCTTATGAAGTTGTATTTACAAACCTTTCTCGGGGTGAATATGTAATGGATGCTTTTGTTGTGGATGCTGAGGGTAATAAAATTCCCGGAGAGTATGCACACGATAAAAGAGTGCAAATTGGCATTGGTGATTATTATTGGGGAATGGGAGATGGTATTACAATAGGAATTGGAGACGATGACGTTTCTGACGACACTTCACAAGATGGGCGAAATGCGGGAGGTGGTTACCCACCAATATTAAATAATTTACTTACAGCGGCGAGAGGGTATCCACACACTGTTTTTAATGAAGGAGTTGGGGGGTCTACCTCACCTGATGGAGCTTCTTCTATTAATAGAATGCTTCTAAGACATCCCAACGCTAGTGGATGTTTGGTTCAGTATGGAACAAATGATGCTAATCCGCTAGGGTTACCCATCCCAAGCGGGCTGGGTTTGAATCCTGGTGATCCCGGATATCCCGGGACTTTTAAAGATAATATGCAAAAAATTTCAGAGGCAATAAATGCTGCAGGTCAGAAAGTCTGTTTAGCAAAAGTGCCAATCGCTTTAGGAGACAGTTCCGGAACTTATCATGACCCTGACAAGGCGCCAAGAAATATATTGATTAAAGAGTATAATCAGGTCATCGATGAATTAAAAAGTAATTTCAGTAACAATATTCTCATAATTCCTCCTGATTTCTACAGTTATTTTAACTATTTAGATTTGCCAACAGAACGTCGTCGCTATGAAGACGAATATGCGGACACACTCCATCCAAATGGAATTGGGTACAGGTCTATGTCCAATCTGTGGTTCCAGACATTAACTCAATAA